The sequence CGGATCCAGGCAATATCGCGTTGGCCGATGTGCATGATGCCCTGAATATAGTTGATCAAGTGATGGATCTGGCGCTCGATGATCGGCTCAAAATCCGTCTGAAACTCACGGCCTGCGATCTGGACATAAATACCCAGCGGCATGGTCTCGCCCTCTTTGAGTTCGGTAATGTCCGGTCCGATTACTTCGACTTTGCCGTCGTCGATTTCATTCATTTCAGCCATTTTGACCAGCTCGGTGGCCTGGGTCTTACCGCCGCCCATCTGGGCGAACAGATCGGCACCGCGCACACGCTCGCCTTCATAGGCCGGTCCGAAAGAGCAAGGAATTTCGATCTCAGATACGCTGACTTTCAGGCCGCGGACTTCAACCGATTTTTGGACCATCTCTTCATGGGTTACGTTGGCCACCACATGCTCATAGGTACAGATACCGGTGGGCAGCACTTCGGGGATATCGGTGTCGGCCAGGGTCGGAAAACCCCAGTTGACACATCCCGCAGCCGCACCGGCCCAATCGGTGCCGACCTCGCCCAGCGCATTTACGAAGGCAAAGATGCGGTTTTTGTTGTAGAGCAGCATGGTTTTATAATCGCCCGGTTGGACGTTGCCGAAAGCCATCGCCGCGCGGTTGGCAAAGCCCAGCGCAAAAATAGCCGATGAAATATACGGACCAAAAGGCACGATGCGGGTATTCCAGCCAATCTGAACCCCGGCTTCCAGCAGCTGCTGGGCCACCGAGGTATTGTTGTGGCCGGCTGCCAGGAAAATGTACAGACTGCGCCTCTGGTAATCCTCGACAATCTCTTTGGCGATTTCAGGACTCGGGGCGGCGCCCACGATGGCGGCAAACCCCGGAGCAGAGCCGTCCACAAACTCGACACCGCGTTTACGGAAAACAGTGTCATCGGCGGCACCCAGCCATATTTTACCGGCATCCTCATCGATGTCCTCGGAATGGTGATAAAAATCCGGCTCGTTCAAGTAGCGCAGGACCTCTCTGATCTCAAAAGCAAAAAGAGTGGCCATGCCGGCATCCAGAAGGGGCCCCAGATAGGGCAGATGGTTCATGCCTTTAATGTGCGGCGGCAGAAGCTCGCGCGCCACATCCAGCGGCTTTTTGATGTCTTCCAGGGTTTCAACTTTGATTCCCAACAGCGAATAAATGACCGGCAGATAGTAGGCGGTGTTGGGAAATCCCACCTTGGTATCTGCGTTAAAGGTATCCAGCGCTTTTTGGTATTCGCCTTCAACCTGCGACACAACATTGTAGCCGCCTTGAATTGCGGCAAATGCAACTAACCTAGACATACAGTTTCCTCCTTTTTTGAGGATTTTAAATTGTTAATTGAGGGATGCAATCCCTGCATACCTGTTTTTGTTTATGCTTCAAGGCGCTGGCGATCCGCCATGTCCATCAGGACCCGCTCGCGGGCTTTGTCGATGCCGAGCTCTTTGCGCTTTTTATCGATATGGGCGATCATTTTGCGCGCCATTTCGAGCGGATCGGCTGCCAGATCCCACTTGCCACCGTAGATTTTCTCCAGCTCTTCAAACAGATACTGTTGAAATACCGGCGCGCCGGTGACCGGCAGATTGACGCCGAACAGGGTATAGACACCTGAGGCCACAAAATACTGACCGATGCTGATGGCTTTTTCGCTCATCCACTCCGGAGCGGCGCCGGCCGCCGGCAGGTCCTGAAGGTCATTGCCCAGCCCGCCGGCCTTAACCACTTCGGTGGCCGCCAGTAAAATACGGCTGTTGTCCACACAGGAGCCCAGGTGCAGCACCGGCGGAATACCCACGGTCTCACACACCTCAGCCAAACCAGGCCCACAGTAAACATGCGCAGCGCCCGGTGTCAGCAAACCTTCCATGGCGCAGGCGATGCCGTTGCAACCGGTGGTCAGAACGATGACGTCATTTTTGACCAGCTCTTTGACCAGCGTCAGATGGGCTTCGTTATGGCGGTTGCGCGCATTGTTGCAACCCACCACACCGGCAACCCCTCGGATGCGACCGTTGATAATATTGTCATTTAGGGTGTAGTAAGACCCGCGGAAGGAGCCTCCCAGATGATATTGAATCGACTCCACGCCGAAACCCGCAATCTGTGCGGCCTTCTGGGCGGGGATCATGACGTCGGCACCGCGGTTTTCGAAATTATCGATGGCCATTTTAACGATTTTCTTGGCATCTTCCATGGCATGGTGCTCATCGAATTCGATGTGGGTCACATTGTCCTGTTCCATGCGGGCAATCGGGTGGGTGGTGATCAATTTGGTGTGGAAACATTTGGCCACATTGGCCAGGTTTTGAAACACACACTGAACATCCACCACCATGGCATCGCAGGCACCGGTGACAATGGCCAGCTCTTGCTGCAGGAAGGTGCCGGCTGGCGGCACGCCGTGACGCTGCAGGATCTCGTTGCCGGTACAGCAGATACCGCCCAGCTGAATGCCTTTGGCGCCCTTTGTTTTGGCGTAATCGATCATTTCTTTTGATTGGGCGGCAGCTACGATCATCTCGGACAGAACCGGTTCATGCCCGTGAATAATAATGTTGACCTGATCTTCTTTCATGATGCCCAGATTGGCTTCGGTCTGCAGCGGAAAGGGCGTGCCGAACATGACATCCTGCAGATCGGTGGCCATCATCGAACCGCCCCAACCGTCGGCCAGCGCAGCCCGGGTGCATTGTTTAACGATGTTTTTGTAGTCCTGATCAACGCCCATATGAGTGCGATGCATGATCTCCACAACTTCACGGTCGATGTTGCGCGGCAGCACGCCCAGCTTCTGCCAGCGTTCATACAGCGGCTTGGGAGCGCGCTTGAGATAATCCAGCTCGCCTTCAGGTTTGCCCCATTCAGCTATGGCTTTTTCAGCCACTTCGAGGGCAATTTCGTCCAGGTTGCGGTCGACCTCTTCGCCATCCACTTCGACTTTGACGTCCACCCCAAAATGGGGGGCGATTGCGATCAGTTTGTTGGGGTCTTTAATTTTGTAGTCACCGGTTTCTTTGTTGGCAACTGCCAGAAAGACTTCGGCAACATTGCGCCCATGATCTGAATGGGCTGCACATCCGGCCGCCACCATACGGGCAAAATTGCGTGCGGCGATGGTGTTGG comes from Desulfobacterales bacterium and encodes:
- the acsB gene encoding acetyl-CoA decarbonylase/synthase complex subunit alpha/beta, translating into MSRLVAFAAIQGGYNVVSQVEGEYQKALDTFNADTKVGFPNTAYYLPVIYSLLGIKVETLEDIKKPLDVARELLPPHIKGMNHLPYLGPLLDAGMATLFAFEIREVLRYLNEPDFYHHSEDIDEDAGKIWLGAADDTVFRKRGVEFVDGSAPGFAAIVGAAPSPEIAKEIVEDYQRRSLYIFLAAGHNNTSVAQQLLEAGVQIGWNTRIVPFGPYISSAIFALGFANRAAMAFGNVQPGDYKTMLLYNKNRIFAFVNALGEVGTDWAGAAAGCVNWGFPTLADTDIPEVLPTGICTYEHVVANVTHEEMVQKSVEVRGLKVSVSEIEIPCSFGPAYEGERVRGADLFAQMGGGKTQATELVKMAEMNEIDDGKVEVIGPDITELKEGETMPLGIYVQIAGREFQTDFEPIIERQIHHLINYIQGIMHIGQRDIAWIRVSKAAIEKGFTLKDIGTVLHAKFHQDFQKIVDKVQVTLYTDQKDVDDLTKRARSEYKARDERVEKMTDEDVETYYSCTLCQSFAPNHVCTVSPERTGLCGAYNWMDCKASFEINPTGPNQPIEKGECLDPVLGQWQGVNEFVQKASRGAVDHYNFYSMVIDPMTTCGCCECIAAMLPSCNGVMTVGRDYSGETPCGMKFTTLAGVMGGGASSPGFVGHSKFNITQRKFILGDGGIKRLVWMPKELKEEIRERLVRRGEEVGIPDLVDRIADETVGVTEEEILPFLQEKKHPALEMDPIIGG
- the cooS gene encoding anaerobic carbon-monoxide dehydrogenase catalytic subunit gives rise to the protein MPETTDKKLAKPEKAKKVADPVAASIDQASQQMIRRAQELGIETVFDRAVTMKPCNIGIQGTCCKNCAMGPCRLPLPKSGIEGEDERKGLCGATANTIAARNFARMVAAGCAAHSDHGRNVAEVFLAVANKETGDYKIKDPNKLIAIAPHFGVDVKVEVDGEEVDRNLDEIALEVAEKAIAEWGKPEGELDYLKRAPKPLYERWQKLGVLPRNIDREVVEIMHRTHMGVDQDYKNIVKQCTRAALADGWGGSMMATDLQDVMFGTPFPLQTEANLGIMKEDQVNIIIHGHEPVLSEMIVAAAQSKEMIDYAKTKGAKGIQLGGICCTGNEILQRHGVPPAGTFLQQELAIVTGACDAMVVDVQCVFQNLANVAKCFHTKLITTHPIARMEQDNVTHIEFDEHHAMEDAKKIVKMAIDNFENRGADVMIPAQKAAQIAGFGVESIQYHLGGSFRGSYYTLNDNIINGRIRGVAGVVGCNNARNRHNEAHLTLVKELVKNDVIVLTTGCNGIACAMEGLLTPGAAHVYCGPGLAEVCETVGIPPVLHLGSCVDNSRILLAATEVVKAGGLGNDLQDLPAAGAAPEWMSEKAISIGQYFVASGVYTLFGVNLPVTGAPVFQQYLFEELEKIYGGKWDLAADPLEMARKMIAHIDKKRKELGIDKARERVLMDMADRQRLEA